Proteins found in one Allorhizobium pseudoryzae genomic segment:
- the ypfJ gene encoding KPN_02809 family neutral zinc metallopeptidase, whose protein sequence is MEWRGRRQSDNIEDRRGQSGGIRSGPGFRIPIGGGGRRGGGIGIGGLVMILIVCAVLGINPLTLLSGGDLGFDEGSSGSQQQQSAPRSAADEEMRAFVGTVLAETEATWNRIFQQSGERYQEPTLVLFSGQTQSQCGFASAATGPFYCPGDRKVYLDTAFFRQLSGQFGASGDFAQAYVIAHEVGHHVQNLIGVLPKFNQMRRSMSEADANRMSVRVELQADCFAGVWGKTTQQRGLLEQGDLEEALNAAQQIGDDTLQKRSQGYVVPESFNHGTSAQRMRWFRKGFSSGDMQACDTFSPSYQQL, encoded by the coding sequence ATGGAATGGCGGGGCCGGCGGCAGTCCGATAATATCGAGGATCGACGGGGGCAGTCGGGCGGTATCCGCTCCGGGCCCGGTTTCCGCATTCCGATCGGTGGCGGCGGGCGACGCGGCGGCGGCATCGGGATCGGCGGGCTGGTGATGATCCTGATCGTCTGCGCCGTGCTCGGCATCAATCCGCTGACGCTGTTGTCCGGCGGCGATCTCGGTTTCGACGAGGGTTCGTCCGGCTCCCAGCAGCAGCAATCGGCGCCGCGCAGCGCAGCGGATGAAGAGATGCGCGCTTTCGTCGGCACCGTGCTCGCCGAGACGGAGGCTACCTGGAACCGGATCTTCCAGCAGAGCGGGGAGCGCTATCAGGAGCCGACGCTCGTCTTGTTTTCCGGCCAGACCCAGTCGCAATGCGGTTTTGCCTCGGCGGCGACCGGGCCGTTCTACTGCCCGGGTGACCGCAAAGTCTATCTGGACACCGCCTTCTTTCGGCAATTGTCCGGCCAGTTTGGCGCGTCCGGCGATTTCGCCCAGGCCTATGTGATTGCCCACGAGGTTGGCCATCACGTGCAGAACCTGATCGGGGTCCTGCCGAAGTTCAACCAGATGCGCCGCTCGATGAGCGAGGCGGATGCCAACCGCATGTCGGTGCGCGTGGAATTGCAGGCGGATTGTTTTGCCGGCGTCTGGGGAAAAACCACGCAGCAGCGCGGGCTTCTCGAACAGGGCGACCTGGAAGAGGCGCTGAACGCCGCCCAGCAGATCGGCGACGATACGCTGCAAAAGCGCTCCCAGGGCTATGTCGTGCCGGAAAGCTTCAACCATGGCACGTCCGCGCAGCGCATGCGCTGGTTCCGCAAGGGCTTTTCCAGCGGCGACATGCAGGCTTGCGATACGTTTTCTCCGAGCTACCAGCAGCTCTAG
- a CDS encoding LytTR family DNA-binding domain-containing protein — protein MDDVKLQFALRELRTFLVSWRYWATILVVVLLFTVTGPFGTGQTMPLLQRLSFWTLLHVMAFSMAVVFATMIDVLLEDKIPSRLVRMLLGSALAALPIGLGITLLQAGFTGDPITAAEILEQASVSLPLCLLLCLLTYLTSSHALQPPTPHAPAAPAEPSASAEAVRETPPLVQRLKPENRGRLLRLSVQDHYTEVVTSRGRELVLLRFSDAVNETAGVSGRRIHRSHWIADEHVKGITRERGKLFVETTDGTIIPVSRPYEAEIRGRFGVKPPVSAG, from the coding sequence GTGGATGACGTAAAGCTGCAATTCGCGCTTCGTGAATTGCGCACCTTCCTGGTGTCATGGCGCTACTGGGCAACCATTCTTGTGGTGGTGCTGCTGTTCACGGTAACCGGACCTTTCGGCACCGGCCAAACGATGCCGCTTCTGCAGCGTCTGTCCTTCTGGACACTGCTGCATGTCATGGCCTTCTCGATGGCCGTGGTGTTCGCCACAATGATCGACGTGCTGCTGGAGGACAAAATCCCGTCGAGGCTTGTCCGCATGCTGCTGGGCTCGGCACTTGCGGCACTGCCGATCGGCTTGGGCATTACCCTGCTGCAGGCCGGCTTTACCGGCGATCCGATCACCGCGGCGGAGATCCTGGAGCAGGCGTCCGTCTCGCTGCCGCTCTGCCTGCTTCTGTGTCTCCTGACCTATCTGACGAGCAGCCATGCCCTTCAGCCGCCGACACCTCATGCGCCCGCCGCACCAGCCGAGCCGTCAGCATCAGCGGAGGCGGTCCGGGAGACCCCGCCGCTCGTCCAGCGGCTGAAGCCGGAGAATCGCGGACGGCTGCTGCGCCTGTCCGTGCAGGATCACTATACCGAGGTGGTGACCTCCCGCGGCCGAGAACTCGTTCTGCTGCGGTTTTCCGATGCCGTGAACGAAACGGCAGGCGTCAGCGGTCGACGCATCCATCGTTCCCACTGGATTGCGGACGAGCATGTCAAAGGCATTACCCGTGAACGCGGAAAGCTCTTCGTCGAAACCACCGACGGCACGATCATTCCCGTCAGCCGTCCCTATGAGGCGGAGATCCGTGGCCGTTTCGGCGTCAAGCCGCCGGTCTCAGCCGGCTAG
- a CDS encoding DUF2306 domain-containing protein — protein sequence MQLYVIHEGISPLTSNLFSGSKSCRRRGEVSIEASHAMTLEPLLSAPLAVQVHVATVLPAAVIGAFLLLWRRKGSYLHRQLGKLWMALMVTTASSTFFIHSFDLFFGFSPIHILSVLTISNCWAAYRMARSGNIRGHRIAVKQAYVWGILVAGSFTLLPHRIMNRVVFEGSSAADLLLLGAVLVLPWLFFHLQQTKLGAVVHRNRAPSVQDIHDHRSLSQ from the coding sequence TTGCAGCTTTACGTCATCCACGAAGGGATCTCCCCGCTCACGTCAAATCTGTTTTCCGGCTCGAAGTCTTGCCGGAGAAGAGGCGAGGTTTCAATCGAGGCTTCTCACGCAATGACACTCGAACCGCTTCTTTCCGCGCCGCTCGCCGTGCAGGTCCATGTGGCGACAGTTCTTCCCGCCGCGGTGATCGGCGCATTTCTTCTTTTGTGGCGCCGAAAGGGCTCATACCTTCACCGTCAGCTCGGCAAACTGTGGATGGCGCTGATGGTGACCACGGCCTCCTCCACCTTCTTCATCCACTCCTTCGATTTGTTCTTCGGCTTCAGTCCCATCCACATCCTGTCGGTACTGACGATCAGCAATTGCTGGGCGGCCTATCGCATGGCGCGGTCCGGCAATATCCGTGGCCACCGGATAGCGGTGAAGCAGGCCTATGTTTGGGGCATCCTGGTGGCCGGCAGCTTTACGCTCCTGCCGCACCGGATCATGAACCGCGTCGTCTTCGAGGGAAGTTCGGCGGCCGACTTGTTGCTGCTCGGGGCTGTCCTGGTCTTGCCATGGTTGTTTTTCCACCTGCAACAAACGAAGCTGGGCGCCGTTGTCCACCGCAATCGCGCGCCATCGGTTCAGGATATCCATGATCATCGTTCATTATCTCAATAA
- a CDS encoding glutathione S-transferase family protein, with amino-acid sequence MIIVHYLNNSRAHRILWLLEELGLSYEVKIYQRGADMRAPASLKAVHPLGKSPVIEDQGRIIAESGAIIEYLVETYGEGKGLKPAAGTDEALRYRYWLHYAEGSAMPLLLLKLLFLRLPSQLPFFLRPVASLIATGVQAKLVDPQLADHLAFWNGELARGGWFAGSAFTGADIAMSFPVEAGMTRMKSMGDVRAVRRYLDAIRARPAYRRALEKGGQYDYATS; translated from the coding sequence ATGATCATCGTTCATTATCTCAATAATTCCCGCGCCCACCGTATCCTTTGGCTGCTGGAGGAGCTGGGGCTCTCCTATGAGGTGAAGATCTACCAGCGCGGAGCGGACATGCGAGCGCCCGCCAGCCTGAAGGCGGTCCATCCGCTGGGCAAATCGCCGGTGATCGAGGATCAGGGGCGCATCATTGCCGAAAGCGGGGCGATCATCGAATATCTCGTCGAGACCTATGGCGAGGGCAAGGGGCTGAAACCGGCTGCCGGCACGGATGAGGCGCTGCGCTATCGCTACTGGCTCCATTATGCGGAAGGCTCCGCCATGCCGCTCCTGCTGTTGAAGCTTCTCTTCCTGCGGCTTCCAAGCCAGTTGCCCTTCTTCCTGCGGCCTGTGGCAAGCCTCATCGCCACCGGCGTTCAGGCCAAGCTGGTCGATCCGCAGCTTGCCGATCATCTGGCCTTCTGGAACGGCGAACTTGCGCGCGGCGGCTGGTTTGCCGGATCTGCCTTCACGGGTGCCGATATTGCCATGAGCTTTCCGGTCGAAGCCGGCATGACACGGATGAAGAGCATGGGGGATGTGCGTGCCGTGCGGCGATATCTGGACGCCATCCGCGCCCGGCCGGCCTATCGCCGGGCGCTTGAGAAGGGCGGCCAATACGATTACGCGACGAGTTGA
- a CDS encoding aldo/keto reductase, with the protein MELLQLGKTGPQVSALGLGCMGMSDIYGPTDRTESIATLHAAIDQGITLLDTGDFYGMGHNEMLIGEALKAVPRDQVQISVKFGALRGPDRGWLGYDARPQAVKTALAYTLTRLGVDHIDIYRPSRLDPDVPIEETIGAIADMVKAGYVRHIGLSEMGAGTIRRAAAVHPISDLQIEYSLISRGIEDKILPTCRELGIGITAYGVLSRGLISGHWQKDRLTSKGDFRAMSPRFQEGNLDQNLALVDALRQIADDKGVSVAQVAIAWVACQGEDIVPLVGARRRDRLTEALGALEVTLTDADLAAIEKAVPKGAAAGSRYAQMQMAHLDSER; encoded by the coding sequence ATGGAACTGCTTCAATTGGGAAAGACGGGCCCGCAGGTATCGGCCCTCGGCCTCGGCTGCATGGGCATGTCGGACATATACGGTCCGACCGACCGCACTGAAAGCATCGCCACCCTGCACGCGGCAATCGACCAGGGCATCACCCTGCTCGATACGGGTGACTTCTATGGCATGGGCCACAACGAAATGCTGATCGGTGAGGCGCTGAAGGCGGTTCCGCGCGATCAGGTGCAGATCAGCGTCAAGTTCGGCGCGCTACGCGGGCCGGACCGCGGCTGGCTGGGTTATGATGCCCGTCCGCAGGCGGTCAAGACGGCGCTCGCCTACACGCTGACCCGCCTCGGCGTGGACCATATCGACATCTACCGTCCCTCGCGCCTTGATCCGGACGTGCCGATCGAGGAGACGATCGGTGCCATCGCCGACATGGTGAAAGCCGGTTACGTGCGCCATATCGGTCTCTCCGAAATGGGCGCCGGGACGATCCGCCGCGCCGCAGCCGTGCACCCGATCTCGGACCTTCAAATCGAATATTCGCTGATCTCGCGCGGCATCGAGGACAAGATTTTGCCGACCTGCCGCGAGCTTGGCATCGGCATCACGGCCTATGGCGTCCTCTCGCGCGGGCTGATCAGCGGCCACTGGCAAAAGGACCGTTTAACCAGCAAGGGCGATTTCCGGGCCATGAGCCCGCGGTTTCAGGAGGGTAATCTCGATCAGAACCTCGCGCTTGTCGACGCGCTCCGGCAGATTGCTGACGACAAGGGCGTGTCCGTGGCGCAGGTGGCGATTGCGTGGGTCGCATGCCAGGGCGAGGACATCGTGCCGCTCGTCGGTGCCCGCCGCCGCGACCGTCTGACGGAGGCGCTGGGCGCGCTTGAGGTGACCCTGACGGATGCGGACCTTGCGGCCATCGAAAAGGCCGTGCCGAAGGGCGCCGCCGCCGGCAGCCGTTATGCGCAGATGCAGATGGCGCATCTCGACAGCGAGCGTTGA
- a CDS encoding LysR family transcriptional regulator — protein MSDLPLAELDAFSAVAQERSFRAAAKLRGVSASSLSDAVRRLEERLEVRLLNRTTRNVSMTDAGARLLERLRPGLAEIEAALDGVNSFRETPMGRLRLNVPGVVARTVLPDIAARFLSLYPDITLDVATNDAFVDVIGEGFDAGVRYEESLQADMIAVPIGPRTQSYVMAAAPAYLDRFGTPEHPRDLLQHQCILHRFASGRVLPWSFEEEGRELTILPPARVMGETSDLEVAMAVAGHGIIFTFSEFLDEALRLGQLKPVMQPWAQRFSGPFLYYNSRRHIPAPLKAFIDFLKAENRRNG, from the coding sequence ATGAGCGATCTCCCGCTTGCAGAACTCGATGCCTTCTCCGCCGTTGCGCAGGAGCGGAGCTTTCGGGCTGCCGCGAAGCTGCGGGGTGTCTCTGCCTCCTCGCTTTCCGATGCGGTGCGGCGACTGGAGGAGCGGCTGGAGGTACGGCTGCTCAACCGCACCACCCGCAATGTGTCGATGACGGATGCGGGCGCGCGGCTTCTGGAGCGGCTGCGCCCGGGACTGGCGGAAATCGAAGCGGCGCTCGACGGCGTCAACAGTTTTCGCGAGACGCCCATGGGGCGGCTCAGGCTCAATGTTCCAGGTGTGGTGGCGCGCACCGTGCTGCCGGATATCGCGGCCCGGTTTCTTTCGCTATATCCGGACATTACCCTTGATGTGGCGACCAACGATGCCTTCGTGGATGTCATCGGCGAGGGGTTCGACGCCGGCGTGCGCTACGAGGAATCGCTGCAGGCGGATATGATTGCGGTCCCGATCGGCCCGCGAACGCAGTCCTACGTGATGGCGGCGGCACCCGCTTACCTCGACCGGTTCGGGACGCCAGAGCATCCTCGCGATCTGTTGCAGCACCAGTGCATCCTGCACCGCTTTGCGAGCGGCCGCGTGCTGCCCTGGAGTTTCGAGGAGGAGGGGCGGGAACTGACCATCCTGCCGCCGGCCCGGGTGATGGGCGAGACATCGGATCTCGAGGTGGCGATGGCGGTGGCCGGACACGGCATCATCTTCACCTTTTCCGAATTCCTCGACGAGGCCCTGAGGCTCGGGCAGTTGAAACCGGTGATGCAGCCCTGGGCGCAGCGTTTTTCTGGTCCGTTTCTCTACTACAACAGCCGGCGGCATATTCCGGCCCCGTTGAAGGCGTTCATCGACTTCCTCAAGGCGGAAAACCGGCGCAACGGCTGA
- a CDS encoding MATE family efflux transporter, with amino-acid sequence MAKLDAARLISSDNSWSAHLRGTLVLGLPFVGAQLAQMAINTTDVIMVGWLGTTELASVVLATQMFFVVLIFGTGFSNAVIPLVAQAVGRGDTVQARRSVRMGMWVVIVYCVLTAPLLWFSEPILLSLGQNSQVASLAQAYLRILQWGMFPALLLMILRAFVSALERGGIVLYVTIGMFLLNAFLDYGLIFGNFGLPQWGLEGAAVASLGSNLLGLALIVLYIESRKDMRGYEIFVRFWRPDWVAFREILSVGLPISFTILAEAGLFSAASLLMGVLGTQELAAHGIALQLASIAFMIPLGLAQVASVRVGIAYGRRDPLGVKRAAMAVLVVGLSIAAVGSLMFALIPGPLGRLFLDTTKPDAQAVLLLAVPLIIAAGAFQMFDGLQAVVAGLLRGLKDTKIPMILALIAYWPIGFFCAWLFGFVLDLRGPGIWIGFVTGLMAAAVMLSIRFWVLVRHT; translated from the coding sequence ATGGCGAAGCTCGATGCTGCGCGCCTCATATCCTCCGACAATTCCTGGAGCGCGCATCTGCGCGGCACGCTGGTGCTTGGCCTTCCCTTTGTCGGCGCGCAATTGGCGCAGATGGCGATCAACACCACCGATGTGATCATGGTGGGCTGGCTCGGGACGACGGAACTGGCCTCGGTCGTCTTGGCGACGCAGATGTTCTTCGTCGTGCTGATCTTCGGCACGGGCTTTTCCAATGCCGTCATCCCGCTGGTGGCCCAGGCCGTCGGACGGGGCGATACGGTGCAGGCTCGCCGCTCGGTGCGCATGGGCATGTGGGTGGTGATCGTCTATTGCGTGCTGACCGCGCCGCTTTTGTGGTTTTCCGAGCCGATCCTCCTGTCGCTCGGCCAGAATTCTCAGGTGGCGTCGTTGGCGCAGGCCTATCTGCGCATCCTGCAATGGGGCATGTTTCCGGCACTTCTCCTGATGATCCTGCGGGCCTTCGTCAGCGCGCTGGAGCGCGGCGGCATCGTGCTTTACGTCACGATCGGCATGTTCCTGCTCAATGCGTTTCTCGACTACGGCCTGATCTTTGGCAATTTCGGTCTGCCGCAATGGGGGCTGGAAGGGGCGGCGGTCGCCTCCCTTGGGTCGAACCTGCTCGGCCTGGCGCTGATCGTGCTCTATATCGAAAGCCGCAAGGACATGCGCGGCTATGAGATCTTCGTGCGCTTCTGGCGGCCCGACTGGGTGGCCTTCCGCGAAATCCTGAGCGTCGGGCTGCCGATCAGCTTCACCATTCTCGCCGAAGCGGGCCTGTTTTCCGCCGCCTCGCTGCTGATGGGGGTGCTGGGCACGCAGGAACTGGCTGCGCACGGGATCGCGCTGCAGCTCGCCTCCATTGCCTTCATGATTCCGCTGGGCCTCGCCCAGGTCGCGAGCGTGCGCGTTGGCATCGCCTATGGCCGGCGTGATCCGCTCGGCGTCAAACGCGCCGCGATGGCCGTGCTGGTGGTCGGGCTCAGCATTGCCGCGGTCGGCAGTCTTATGTTTGCCCTCATTCCCGGCCCGCTGGGGCGCCTGTTCCTCGACACAACGAAGCCGGATGCGCAGGCGGTGCTGCTGCTGGCCGTGCCGTTGATCATCGCCGCCGGCGCCTTCCAGATGTTCGATGGCCTGCAGGCGGTGGTGGCGGGGCTTCTGCGCGGCCTCAAGGACACGAAGATCCCGATGATCCTGGCATTGATCGCCTATTGGCCGATCGGCTTCTTCTGCGCCTGGCTGTTTGGCTTCGTGCTAGACCTGCGCGGACCGGGGATCTGGATTGGTTTCGTCACGGGCCTGATGGCGGCCGCCGTGATGTTGTCCATCCGCTTCTGGGTGCTGGTGCGCCATACCTGA
- the carA gene encoding glutamine-hydrolyzing carbamoyl-phosphate synthase small subunit, with the protein MTETAPWTTRKPTAVLVLADGTVIEGHGVGATGKVTAEVCFNTALTGYEEILTDPSYLGQIVTFTFPHIGNIGTNDEDIEDLTPAARRGAVGTIFKADITEPSNYRAARHLNDWLTARGIIGLSGIDTRALTAWIRENGAPNAVIAHDPNGNFDLEALKAEARAWGGLVGLDLAKEATSGQSSQWTETPWVWNEGYGTLGPDDAKYHIVCVDYGVKRNILRLFTGLDCKVTVVPAQTSSEDIMALKPDGVFLSNGPGDPAATGDYAVPVIRDIIESETPTFGICLGHQMLGLALGAKTEKMHQGHHGGNHPVKDHTTGKVEIVSMNHGFAVDSKSLPDGVEETHISLFDGTNCGLRLAGKPVFSVQHHPEASPGPQDSHYLFRRFINMVREKKGEPALAER; encoded by the coding sequence ATGACTGAGACAGCACCCTGGACAACCCGCAAGCCGACCGCCGTCCTCGTCCTTGCCGACGGAACGGTGATTGAAGGCCACGGGGTTGGCGCCACGGGCAAGGTGACGGCAGAAGTCTGCTTCAACACGGCCCTGACCGGTTACGAGGAGATCCTGACCGATCCCTCCTATCTCGGCCAGATCGTCACCTTCACCTTTCCCCACATCGGCAATATCGGCACCAATGACGAAGACATCGAAGACCTGACGCCCGCGGCCCGCCGCGGCGCCGTCGGCACGATCTTCAAGGCCGACATCACCGAACCGTCGAACTACCGCGCTGCCCGCCACCTGAACGACTGGCTGACGGCGCGCGGCATCATCGGTCTTTCCGGCATCGACACGCGCGCGCTCACGGCCTGGATCCGCGAAAACGGCGCCCCGAATGCGGTCATCGCCCATGATCCGAACGGCAATTTCGACCTTGAGGCGCTGAAGGCCGAAGCCCGCGCCTGGGGCGGCCTCGTCGGCCTCGACCTTGCCAAGGAAGCCACGTCCGGCCAGTCGTCGCAGTGGACGGAAACGCCGTGGGTGTGGAACGAAGGCTATGGCACGCTCGGCCCGGACGATGCGAAATACCACATCGTCTGCGTCGATTACGGCGTCAAGCGCAACATCCTGCGCCTGTTTACCGGCCTCGACTGCAAGGTAACGGTGGTTCCGGCCCAGACCTCCTCCGAGGACATCATGGCGCTGAAGCCGGATGGCGTCTTCCTGTCGAACGGCCCGGGCGATCCGGCCGCGACCGGCGACTATGCCGTTCCGGTGATCCGCGACATCATTGAGAGCGAGACGCCGACCTTCGGCATCTGCCTTGGTCATCAGATGCTGGGCCTGGCGCTCGGCGCCAAGACCGAGAAGATGCACCAGGGCCATCACGGCGGCAACCATCCGGTCAAGGACCACACGACCGGCAAGGTGGAAATCGTCTCGATGAATCACGGTTTCGCGGTCGACTCGAAGTCGCTGCCGGACGGCGTGGAAGAAACCCATATTTCGCTGTTCGACGGGACGAACTGCGGCCTGCGTCTCGCCGGCAAGCCGGTCTTCTCCGTGCAGCATCATCCGGAAGCCTCGCCCGGCCCGCAGGACAGCCACTACCTCTTCCGCCGCTTCATCAACATGGTGCGGGAAAAGAAGGGCGAACCGGCTCTCGCCGAGCGCTGA
- a CDS encoding GatB/YqeY domain-containing protein, with protein MMRDKLSTAMKDAMKAKEARRLSTVRLIQTAIKDRDIANRGAGKDPVSDDDILQILQKMIKQREESAKIYTEGGRAELADQELAEIEIIRDFLPEQLSDEKMREIIAGIIEETGAQGLRDMGKCIGLLKDRYAGQMDFAKASGMVKDMLK; from the coding sequence ATGATGCGTGACAAGCTTTCCACTGCCATGAAGGATGCGATGAAGGCGAAGGAGGCCAGACGCCTCTCGACCGTGCGTCTCATCCAGACGGCGATCAAGGATCGCGACATCGCAAACCGCGGCGCTGGCAAGGACCCCGTCAGCGACGACGATATCCTGCAGATCCTGCAGAAGATGATCAAGCAGCGCGAGGAATCCGCTAAGATCTATACCGAAGGCGGCCGCGCCGAACTCGCCGATCAGGAACTCGCCGAAATTGAGATCATCCGCGATTTCCTGCCCGAACAGCTGTCCGACGAGAAGATGCGCGAGATCATCGCCGGCATCATCGAGGAAACCGGTGCGCAAGGGCTGCGCGACATGGGCAAGTGCATCGGCCTCCTGAAGGACCGCTATGCCGGCCAGATGGATTTTGCCAAAGCCTCCGGCATGGTCAAGGACATGCTGAAGTAA